A window of Mangifera indica cultivar Alphonso chromosome 13, CATAS_Mindica_2.1, whole genome shotgun sequence contains these coding sequences:
- the LOC123194938 gene encoding uncharacterized protein LOC123194938 translates to MMKDEWVRAAMTDDSVVVELLMRLKQTQAFPMTTSVAKSAMAAALRWGIRQPRSRSIRCDRVKEGDSTKSIRASPTTPLSWSGDDGGGDASPSATVDAFEESSRHQSFGTRSKGTATNETTSNPTKRSRRKKTFAELKEEESLLLKERIHLKKEIDTVRALFKEQSAKKEKLNRMKLNLGLHSAFELDKAGSTLVHKRVASSHDQIPSISPSESIIVASLGPSETQKAVPEHNSLSVLPDLNMMPSDDDSGSETLYGMS, encoded by the exons ATGATGAAGGACGAGTGGGTGAGGGCGGCGATGACGGACGACAGTGTTGTTGTGGAGCTGTTGATGAGGTTGAAACAGACGCAAGCGTTTCCGATGACGACGTCAGTGGCGAAATCCGCGATGGCGGCGGCTCTTAGGTGGGGGATACGACAGCCGAGGTCAAGGTCTATAAGATGCGATAGGGTAAAAGAAGGAGATTCGACGAAGAGCATAAGAGCCAGTCCTACTACTCCGCTCTCATGGAGTGGCGACGACGGCGGCGGCGATGCCTCTCCCTCCGCCACCGTTGACGCCTTCGAAGAATCAAGCCGCCACCAATCCTTTGGTACCAGATCCAAG GGCACTGCTACAAATGAAACGACTAGCAATCCAACTAAGAgatcaagaagaaaaaag ACATTTGCTGAACTTAAAGAGGAAGAGAGTTTGCTCTTGAAAGAAAGGATACATTTGAAAAAG GAGATAGACACTGTACGAGCTCTTTTTAAGGAGCAAAGTGctaaaaaagagaaattgaacAGAATGAAG CTGAATTTGGGATTACACTCTGCATTTGAGCTTGATAAAGCTGGTTCTACTCTGGTCCACAAGAGAGTAGCCTCTTCTCATGATCAAATTCCTTCAATCTCACCATCAGAATCCATAATCGTTGCATCATTGGGGCCCAGTGAGACGCAGAAGGCTGTACCTGAGCATAATAGCCTGTCCGTTTTACCTGATCTAAATATGATGCCATCCGATGATGATTCTGGCTCTGAGACTTTATATGGGATGAGTTAA